A DNA window from Clavibacter sepedonicus contains the following coding sequences:
- a CDS encoding AAA family ATPase — MISSASVTGLVGEFDHTISLEADWEFAIAYGLNGVGKTKFLELINAAINVDMGRLATAWFATLELRADDGDYLQVEKLVHFPDPNAPDDEPTEKVVYRYASPRQNDIIEWLAPVEDDINLRRRIQKMTPYIPIPGSSDLWRDPGDGEIIDYAELRMRYGTPRTRAYARAQPPEQLQAFLDRNATYLIETQRLATIPPPTNRARSNSQSSPKWNVEAYAGDLRQRIERSLAENSLASQRLDRSFPGRIIAQHVQDTLSEEAIRHEYLQQDIQRRRLVEIGLTSAEMDVPLPDQRLQDWQRAVLTTYLKDNAAKLATFDDLLQRITLLVELVNARFLRKEIRVNADDGLTVQSLTTGQSIPASGLSTGEQHELVLMYNLLFRVHPGTLVLIDEPEISLHVTWQKHFLADVARVAELRGFRFIVATHSPQIIGRWWSRTVELGPGEDA, encoded by the coding sequence TTGATATCATCAGCATCCGTTACTGGCCTTGTAGGTGAATTTGACCACACCATCTCCCTCGAAGCCGACTGGGAGTTTGCCATTGCTTACGGGTTGAATGGCGTTGGAAAAACCAAGTTTCTTGAGCTCATCAACGCCGCGATCAATGTTGATATGGGGCGACTGGCAACCGCTTGGTTTGCAACTCTTGAACTCAGAGCTGATGACGGGGACTACTTACAAGTTGAGAAGCTGGTTCATTTCCCGGATCCTAACGCTCCCGACGATGAGCCGACGGAGAAGGTTGTCTACAGATATGCTTCGCCGCGGCAGAACGACATCATAGAGTGGCTCGCTCCCGTCGAGGATGATATAAACCTTCGTCGTCGAATTCAAAAAATGACGCCTTACATCCCCATCCCAGGATCTTCGGATCTCTGGCGAGATCCTGGCGATGGCGAAATTATCGATTATGCGGAGTTACGCATGCGATACGGAACTCCTCGCACCCGAGCGTATGCTCGCGCTCAACCGCCAGAGCAACTGCAAGCGTTTCTAGACCGAAATGCGACATACCTGATCGAGACCCAGAGACTCGCGACTATCCCTCCTCCCACCAATCGCGCTCGATCGAACTCTCAATCGTCGCCAAAATGGAACGTCGAAGCCTACGCAGGTGACTTAAGGCAGCGCATTGAACGCTCCCTCGCCGAGAATTCGTTGGCGTCACAACGCTTGGATCGATCCTTCCCAGGCCGAATTATTGCCCAGCATGTTCAGGACACATTATCAGAAGAAGCTATCCGCCACGAGTACCTTCAGCAAGACATACAGCGACGGCGCTTAGTGGAAATTGGATTGACATCCGCCGAAATGGATGTTCCGCTCCCTGACCAGAGGTTGCAGGACTGGCAACGTGCCGTATTGACGACCTACTTGAAGGACAACGCTGCCAAGTTGGCAACATTCGATGATCTTCTTCAACGAATTACTCTACTCGTAGAGCTGGTAAATGCCCGTTTCTTGCGCAAAGAAATTCGAGTCAATGCAGATGACGGCCTCACGGTCCAATCCCTCACTACCGGGCAAAGCATTCCTGCCAGTGGATTATCGACCGGCGAACAGCACGAACTCGTGCTTATGTATAACCTCTTATTCCGTGTTCATCCGGGAACTTTGGTCCTTATAGACGAACCTGAAATTTCATTGCACGTAACGTGGCAAAAACACTTCCTGGCCGACGTGGCTCGAGTTGCTGAACTTAGGGGATTTCGATTCATTGTGGCGACCCATTCACCTCAAATCATTGGCCGCTGGTGGTCTCGAACTGTAGAGCTTGGGCCCGGCGAAGATGCTTGA
- a CDS encoding TlpA disulfide reductase family protein, with translation MSGDGRVTEFTSDDRGEPVSFTAEDPAGATVTADQFRGKVLVVNFWYAECGPCRVEAADLRDVSAATADTATFLGVNTRNSAASTGTSPPHAGPATRPR, from the coding sequence ATGTCGGGCGACGGCCGCGTGACCGAGTTCACCTCGGACGACCGCGGCGAGCCGGTGTCCTTCACGGCGGAGGACCCGGCGGGCGCGACGGTGACGGCCGACCAGTTCCGGGGCAAGGTCCTCGTGGTCAACTTCTGGTACGCCGAGTGCGGTCCATGCCGGGTCGAGGCTGCGGACCTCCGCGATGTGAGCGCCGCGACCGCGGACACCGCGACGTTCCTCGGCGTGAACACGAGGAACTCGGCGGCGAGCACTGGAACCTCTCCGCCGCACGCCGGACCGGCCACCCGTCCTCGATGA
- a CDS encoding amino acid permease, with protein sequence MPSAPQLHKSLTQRQLTMIAIGGVIGAGLFVGSGVVINGAGPGAFLTYAISGVLIILVMRMLGEMATANPSTGSFTDYARHALGGWAGFSMGWLYWYFWVIVVGFEAVAGAKALTYWFDAPLWLLSLGLMALMTATNLISVGAFGEFEYWFAGIKVAAIILFLGLGSLYVMGIWPGRSLDFSNLVANGGFFPNGVGAIFSSVVVVIFSMVGAEIATIAAAESKDPAKAIRKSTNSVILRISLFFVGSLFLLAVILPWDSTELGASPFVSAFDRMGIPFAGDVMNAVVLTAVLSCLNSGLYTASRMLFVLAARREAPARLVKVTERGVPRAAILLSSVVGFLCVIAAAVSPDTVFLFLLNSSGAIILFVYLLISISQIVLRRRSGSAGLPVKMWLFPGLSIVTVVGILAVLAQMALDPEIRPQLVLSLVAWAVVLVLYVVTKARGGSVDPADATTDAAPEVAVPAAREA encoded by the coding sequence ATGCCATCCGCACCGCAGCTGCACAAGAGCCTCACGCAGAGGCAGCTCACCATGATCGCGATCGGCGGCGTCATCGGCGCAGGCCTGTTCGTGGGATCCGGGGTGGTGATCAACGGCGCGGGCCCCGGCGCGTTCCTCACCTACGCGATCTCCGGCGTGCTGATCATCCTGGTGATGCGCATGCTCGGCGAGATGGCGACCGCGAACCCCAGCACCGGCTCCTTCACCGACTACGCCCGGCACGCGCTCGGCGGCTGGGCCGGCTTCTCGATGGGCTGGCTCTACTGGTACTTCTGGGTCATCGTCGTGGGATTCGAGGCGGTCGCCGGCGCAAAGGCCCTCACGTACTGGTTCGACGCGCCGCTCTGGCTCCTCTCCCTCGGCCTCATGGCGCTGATGACCGCCACCAACCTCATCTCCGTCGGCGCGTTCGGGGAGTTCGAGTACTGGTTCGCGGGGATCAAGGTGGCCGCGATCATCCTGTTCCTCGGCCTCGGCAGCCTCTACGTGATGGGCATCTGGCCGGGCCGCTCGCTCGACTTCTCGAACCTCGTCGCGAACGGCGGCTTCTTCCCAAACGGCGTCGGCGCGATCTTCTCCTCGGTCGTCGTGGTGATCTTCTCGATGGTCGGCGCGGAGATCGCAACGATCGCCGCCGCCGAGTCGAAGGACCCCGCGAAGGCCATCCGGAAGTCGACCAACTCCGTCATCCTCCGCATCTCCCTCTTCTTCGTCGGCTCGCTCTTCCTGCTCGCGGTGATCCTCCCCTGGGATTCCACGGAGCTCGGCGCCTCCCCGTTCGTGAGCGCGTTCGACCGCATGGGCATCCCGTTCGCGGGCGACGTGATGAACGCGGTCGTCCTCACCGCCGTGCTCTCGTGCCTGAACTCCGGCCTCTACACGGCGAGCCGCATGCTCTTCGTGCTCGCGGCCCGACGCGAGGCCCCTGCGCGGCTGGTGAAGGTGACCGAGCGCGGCGTCCCGCGCGCGGCGATCCTGCTCTCGTCGGTCGTCGGCTTCCTCTGCGTGATCGCCGCGGCCGTCTCCCCCGACACCGTCTTCCTGTTCCTGCTCAACTCCTCGGGCGCGATCATCCTGTTCGTCTACCTGCTGATCTCCATCTCGCAGATCGTCCTCCGCCGCCGCAGCGGATCCGCGGGCCTGCCGGTCAAGATGTGGCTGTTCCCGGGCCTCTCGATCGTCACGGTCGTCGGCATCCTCGCGGTGCTCGCGCAGATGGCGCTCGACCCCGAGATCCGCCCGCAGCTCGTGCTGAGCCTGGTCGCGTGGGCGGTCGTGCTGGTGCTGTACGTGGTGACGAAGGCGCGGGGCGGGTCGGTGGATCCGGCGGACGCGACCACGGACGCGGCGCCGGAGGTCGCCGTCCCCGCCGCACGCGAGGCCTGA
- a CDS encoding DNA recombination protein RmuC, which produces MDPVIALLVGLIIGLAVGAVVGLAVSRARSGVDAPGRAGEAARLAAAEATVTALREQLDRTERLAEEQVAQTTAQFAERAQTQDALHRERLDAQESHLREQIGQQEDRIAELQTRLREIQRAEVARTEEDGRVLTALSPVAESLKQVQAKVHELEEQRRQQHGELSEQLRSATEAEERLRATAETLASALRSNSTRGVWGETQLRSVVEAAGLIHRVDFDVQTSVSTAQGIGRPDMVVHLPGGKNIAVDAKAPFTAYLEASAIPASATGPEGARRDALMKQHVQAVRDHITALGSRAYWEGLDASPEMVIAFIPSESLVSSALEADPSIMEFAFSRRVALSSPVTLWSVLKTVAFSWQQEVLTEDAKQLFDLSRELHARLATSGEHIAKLGRSLTGAVGDYNRVVGSLERQVLPTARRLSRLDESKVIGTLEPLEATTRELSADEFTSRRSPVAESPAG; this is translated from the coding sequence ATGGATCCCGTCATCGCCCTGCTCGTCGGCCTCATCATCGGCCTGGCCGTGGGCGCGGTGGTCGGTCTCGCCGTGTCGCGCGCCCGCTCGGGGGTGGATGCACCGGGTCGCGCCGGCGAGGCCGCACGGCTGGCCGCCGCGGAGGCCACGGTCACGGCGCTCCGCGAGCAGTTGGATCGCACGGAGCGGCTCGCCGAGGAGCAGGTCGCCCAGACCACCGCGCAGTTCGCCGAGCGCGCCCAGACCCAGGACGCGCTGCACCGCGAGCGGCTCGACGCGCAGGAGTCCCACCTCCGTGAGCAGATCGGCCAGCAGGAGGACCGCATCGCGGAGCTGCAGACCCGGCTGCGCGAGATCCAGCGCGCCGAGGTCGCCCGCACCGAGGAGGACGGCCGCGTGCTCACCGCGCTCAGCCCCGTCGCCGAGAGCCTCAAGCAGGTGCAGGCGAAGGTGCACGAGCTGGAGGAGCAGCGCCGCCAGCAGCACGGCGAGCTGAGCGAGCAGCTGCGGAGCGCCACCGAGGCGGAGGAGCGGCTGCGCGCCACGGCCGAGACGCTCGCGTCCGCGCTCCGCTCCAACAGCACGCGCGGCGTGTGGGGCGAGACGCAGCTGCGGAGCGTCGTCGAGGCGGCGGGCCTCATCCACCGGGTCGACTTCGACGTGCAGACCTCCGTCTCCACGGCCCAGGGCATCGGCCGGCCCGACATGGTCGTGCACCTGCCCGGCGGCAAGAACATCGCGGTGGATGCGAAGGCGCCGTTCACCGCGTACCTCGAGGCGAGCGCCATCCCGGCCTCCGCGACCGGGCCCGAGGGCGCCCGCCGCGACGCGCTCATGAAGCAGCACGTGCAGGCCGTGCGCGACCACATCACCGCTCTCGGCAGCCGTGCCTACTGGGAGGGGCTCGACGCGAGCCCGGAGATGGTCATCGCGTTCATCCCGAGCGAGTCGCTGGTGTCGTCCGCGCTGGAGGCGGACCCGAGCATCATGGAGTTCGCGTTCTCCCGCCGGGTCGCGCTCTCCTCCCCCGTCACACTGTGGTCGGTGCTCAAGACCGTCGCGTTCAGCTGGCAGCAGGAGGTGCTCACGGAGGACGCCAAGCAGCTCTTCGACCTCAGCCGCGAGCTGCACGCGCGCCTCGCCACGAGCGGCGAGCACATCGCGAAGCTCGGCCGCTCGCTCACGGGCGCGGTCGGCGACTACAACCGCGTCGTCGGATCCCTGGAGCGCCAGGTCCTCCCCACCGCCCGCCGCCTCAGCCGGCTCGACGAGTCCAAGGTCATCGGCACGCTCGAGCCGCTCGAGGCGACCACCCGCGAGCTCTCGGCCGACGAGTTCACGAGCCGGCGGTCCCCGGTCGCGGAGAGCCCCGCTGGGTAG
- a CDS encoding 3'-5' exonuclease: MPLDFTAIDFETANNSSASACSVGLVKVRDGVVVDTASWLIRPPAGHDSFSVWNTRIHGIVEDDVADADGWADQLPRLMAFAGDDHLVAHNARFDMGVIQGACKATALIAPPYSYLCSLQVARRTYTLDSYRLPVAARAAGFEDFSHHEALADARACAAIVVHAADRHGAASLADLAEASGVGMGRIGAPRMQTVTQASAAATPPIDWA; the protein is encoded by the coding sequence ATGCCGTTGGACTTCACCGCGATCGACTTCGAGACCGCCAACAACTCGTCGGCGAGCGCGTGCTCGGTGGGTCTCGTGAAGGTCCGGGACGGCGTCGTGGTCGACACCGCGTCCTGGCTCATCCGGCCGCCCGCGGGGCACGACTCCTTCTCGGTCTGGAACACCCGGATCCACGGCATCGTCGAGGACGACGTGGCCGACGCCGACGGCTGGGCCGATCAGCTGCCGCGCCTCATGGCCTTCGCGGGCGACGACCACCTCGTGGCCCACAATGCGCGCTTCGACATGGGCGTGATCCAGGGCGCGTGCAAGGCGACCGCGCTCATCGCGCCGCCGTACTCCTACCTCTGCAGCCTCCAGGTCGCGCGCCGCACGTACACGCTCGACTCGTACCGGCTGCCGGTCGCCGCCCGGGCCGCCGGCTTCGAGGACTTCTCGCACCACGAGGCGCTGGCCGACGCGCGGGCGTGCGCCGCGATCGTCGTGCACGCGGCCGACCGGCACGGCGCCGCGTCTCTGGCCGACCTCGCCGAGGCATCGGGTGTCGGCATGGGCCGCATCGGCGCGCCGCGCATGCAGACCGTCACGCAGGCGTCCGCCGCCGCGACGCCGCCCATCGACTGGGCCTGA
- a CDS encoding DUF3090 domain-containing protein: MPTRALEFDWPDRAVVGTIGLPGARTFYFQVRSGPQLVTIALEKQQSALLAKKIDEILDQLVTVEGNPFSIPESTPPELVDNDPLEEVDERWRTGAMGLGWDPTKAQVVIEAYPLAEDDDSDDFDLPSADDDAADTEMLVVRMPVGAARAFAKRTHEIVGAGRPICALCGYPIDPDGHIHTFPDE, translated from the coding sequence ATGCCCACACGAGCCCTCGAATTCGACTGGCCCGACCGGGCCGTGGTCGGCACCATCGGCCTCCCGGGCGCGCGCACGTTCTACTTCCAGGTGCGCTCCGGCCCGCAGCTCGTGACCATCGCCCTCGAGAAGCAGCAGTCCGCGCTGCTCGCCAAGAAGATCGACGAGATCCTCGACCAGCTCGTCACGGTCGAGGGCAACCCGTTCAGCATCCCGGAGAGCACGCCCCCGGAGCTCGTCGACAACGACCCGCTCGAGGAGGTCGACGAGCGCTGGCGCACCGGTGCCATGGGCCTCGGCTGGGATCCGACGAAGGCCCAGGTGGTCATCGAGGCCTACCCGCTGGCGGAGGACGACGACAGCGACGACTTCGACCTGCCGAGCGCCGACGACGACGCAGCCGACACCGAGATGCTCGTGGTGCGGATGCCCGTCGGCGCGGCCCGCGCGTTCGCGAAGCGCACCCACGAGATCGTCGGCGCCGGCCGCCCGATCTGCGCCCTGTGCGGCTACCCCATCGACCCCGACGGGCACATTCACACCTTCCCCGACGAATGA
- the fbaA gene encoding class II fructose-bisphosphate aldolase, giving the protein MPVATPEQYAEMLDRAKAGGFAYPAVNVSSSQTINAVLQGLTDAGSDGIIQVTTGGADYFSGHTVKNRAAGALAFARFATEVAKNYPITVALHTDHCPKDALDGFVLPMIEASEEEVRAGRNPIFQSHMWDGSAIPLNENLGLATDLLPRMKAINAILEVEIGVVGGEEDGVSHDTGSHLYTTLEDAISTVEALGLGDKGRYMAALTFGNVHGVYKPGGVQLRPALLKEIQDGIQSKYGTGEKPFDLVFHGGSGSSDDEIAEAVRNGVVKMNIDTDTQYAFSRSIADSVLRNYDGFLKVHGEVGDKKTYDPRAWGKTAESAMAARVLEATRQLGSHGKSQS; this is encoded by the coding sequence ATGCCCGTAGCAACCCCCGAGCAGTACGCCGAGATGCTGGATCGCGCCAAGGCCGGCGGATTCGCCTACCCGGCGGTCAACGTCTCGTCGTCGCAGACGATCAACGCGGTCCTCCAGGGGCTCACCGACGCCGGATCCGACGGCATCATCCAGGTCACCACGGGCGGCGCCGACTACTTCTCCGGCCACACCGTCAAGAACCGCGCCGCCGGCGCCCTCGCGTTCGCGCGCTTCGCCACCGAGGTCGCCAAGAACTACCCCATCACCGTCGCGCTGCACACCGACCACTGCCCGAAGGACGCCCTCGACGGCTTCGTCCTCCCCATGATCGAGGCCAGCGAGGAGGAGGTCCGCGCGGGCCGCAACCCCATCTTCCAGTCGCACATGTGGGACGGCTCGGCCATCCCGCTGAACGAGAACTTGGGACTCGCGACGGACCTGCTCCCCCGCATGAAGGCGATCAACGCGATCCTCGAGGTCGAGATCGGCGTCGTCGGCGGCGAGGAGGACGGGGTCAGCCACGACACCGGCTCGCACCTCTACACGACGCTCGAGGACGCGATCTCCACCGTCGAGGCCCTCGGCCTCGGCGACAAGGGCCGCTACATGGCTGCCCTCACCTTCGGCAACGTGCACGGCGTCTACAAGCCCGGCGGCGTGCAGCTGCGCCCGGCGCTCCTCAAGGAGATCCAGGACGGCATCCAGTCGAAGTACGGCACGGGCGAGAAGCCGTTCGACCTCGTCTTCCACGGCGGATCCGGCTCCTCCGACGACGAGATCGCGGAGGCCGTGCGCAACGGCGTCGTGAAGATGAACATCGACACCGACACGCAGTACGCGTTCAGCCGCTCCATCGCCGACTCGGTGCTCCGCAACTACGACGGCTTCCTCAAGGTCCACGGCGAGGTCGGCGACAAGAAGACGTACGACCCCCGCGCCTGGGGCAAGACGGCGGAGTCGGCCATGGCCGCCCGCGTCCTCGAGGCCACGCGCCAGCTCGGCTCGCACGGCAAGTCGCAGAGCTAG
- a CDS encoding SCO1664 family protein, with amino-acid sequence MSETDPLDGELILTGRIRTASNATFLGTIGDTVVVYKPIRGENRLWDFPDAVLAHREVAACIVSEALGWGIVPRTWLRDGPAGEGMVQLWQDEDPDQDAVDLLPVDEVPETGYKTVLGGEDEDGNTVALIHEDTPALRRMAVFDVIVNNADRKGFHVLAMPDGHRFGVDHGLTFHEEHKLRTVLWGWVGEPLTAEELEGVDRVLAGLDGELGRELAELLTAEEVAALAERCTRLRAEARFPAPAGQQSAVPWPLF; translated from the coding sequence ATGTCGGAGACGGACCCGCTGGACGGCGAGCTGATCCTCACCGGCCGCATCCGCACCGCGTCGAACGCGACGTTCCTCGGCACCATCGGCGACACGGTCGTCGTCTACAAGCCGATCCGCGGCGAGAACCGGCTGTGGGACTTCCCCGACGCGGTGCTCGCGCATCGCGAGGTCGCCGCCTGCATCGTCTCCGAGGCGCTCGGCTGGGGCATCGTCCCCCGCACGTGGCTGCGCGACGGCCCCGCGGGCGAAGGCATGGTGCAGCTCTGGCAGGACGAGGATCCCGACCAGGACGCCGTGGACCTGCTCCCCGTCGACGAGGTGCCGGAGACCGGCTACAAGACCGTGCTCGGCGGCGAGGACGAAGACGGCAACACGGTCGCCCTCATCCACGAGGACACCCCGGCGCTCCGCCGCATGGCCGTCTTCGACGTGATCGTCAACAACGCCGACCGCAAGGGCTTCCACGTGCTCGCGATGCCCGATGGGCACCGCTTCGGGGTGGATCACGGGCTCACGTTCCACGAGGAGCACAAGCTGCGGACGGTGCTCTGGGGGTGGGTCGGGGAGCCGCTGACGGCGGAGGAGCTCGAGGGTGTGGATCGGGTGCTCGCCGGGCTGGATGGGGAGCTGGGGCGGGAGTTGGCGGAGCTGCTGACGGCGGAGGAGGTCGCGGCGTTGGCGGAGCGATGCACTCGCTTGCGTGCCGAGGCGCGCTTCCCGGCGCCCGCTGGGCAGCAGTCCGCGGTGCCCTGGCCGCTGTTCTAG
- the ychF gene encoding redox-regulated ATPase YchF: protein MALTIAIVGLPNVGKSTLFNALTKNQVLAANYPFATIEPNVGVVNLPDPRLEVLAGLFGSEKILYAPVSFVDIAGIVRGASEGEGLGNQFLANIREADAIAQVVRAFTDEDVVHVDGRVDAASDMETINTELILADLQTLERAEPRYEKELKTKRIEPVVLETAKAAREWLDSGKPLSASSIDLDPVRELGLLTAKPFIYVFNVDEDVLGDTARLAELAALVAPAKAVFLDAKIESELIELDPEDAAEMLASTGQEESGLDQLARIGFETLGLQTYLTAGPKETRAWTIGKGWKAPQAAGVIHTDFEKGFIKAEVISYDDLVETGTIAEARAKGKARIEGKEYVMQDGDVVEFRFNN, encoded by the coding sequence GTGGCACTCACTATCGCGATCGTCGGTCTCCCCAACGTCGGCAAGTCGACGCTCTTCAACGCCCTGACCAAGAACCAGGTGCTCGCCGCGAACTACCCGTTCGCGACGATCGAGCCGAACGTGGGCGTGGTGAACCTGCCGGATCCGCGTCTCGAGGTGCTCGCCGGCCTCTTCGGCAGCGAGAAGATCCTCTACGCGCCCGTCTCCTTCGTCGACATCGCGGGCATCGTCCGCGGCGCGAGCGAGGGCGAGGGCCTCGGCAACCAGTTCCTCGCGAACATCCGCGAGGCGGACGCCATCGCCCAGGTGGTCCGCGCGTTCACGGACGAGGACGTCGTGCACGTCGACGGCCGCGTCGACGCCGCGAGCGACATGGAGACCATCAACACCGAGCTGATCCTCGCCGACCTGCAGACCCTCGAGCGCGCCGAGCCGCGCTACGAGAAGGAGCTGAAGACGAAGCGCATCGAGCCCGTCGTGCTCGAGACCGCGAAGGCCGCGCGCGAGTGGCTGGATTCGGGCAAGCCGCTGTCGGCGTCCTCCATCGATCTGGATCCCGTCCGCGAGCTGGGCCTCCTCACCGCGAAGCCCTTCATCTACGTGTTCAACGTCGACGAGGACGTGCTCGGCGACACGGCCCGCCTCGCCGAGCTGGCCGCCCTGGTGGCGCCCGCGAAGGCCGTGTTCCTCGACGCGAAGATCGAGTCGGAGCTCATCGAGCTCGACCCCGAGGACGCCGCCGAGATGCTCGCGTCGACGGGCCAGGAGGAGTCGGGCCTCGACCAGCTGGCCCGCATCGGCTTCGAGACCCTCGGCCTCCAGACGTACCTGACCGCAGGCCCCAAGGAGACGCGCGCCTGGACCATCGGCAAGGGCTGGAAGGCCCCCCAGGCGGCCGGCGTGATCCACACCGACTTCGAGAAGGGCTTCATCAAGGCCGAGGTCATCTCCTACGACGACCTGGTCGAGACCGGCACCATCGCCGAGGCCCGCGCCAAGGGCAAGGCCCGCATCGAGGGCAAGGAGTACGTCATGCAGGACGGGGACGTGGTGGAGTTCCGGTTCAACAACTGA
- a CDS encoding histidine phosphatase family protein, producing the protein MATVILVRHGRTTANATGILAGRTPGVDLDDTGRDQADRAGDRLAAVPLAAVVSSPLQRCWETAQRILERQQGTPPQPVDPDLTECDYGDWQGRPLSALATEDLWKTVQAHPSAVVFPGGESMAGMQARAVAAIRRHDAAIEAEHGPGAVWVAVSHGDVIKSILADAYGMHLDLFQRIDVGPASLSIVRYGAGRPTVHATNTDAGDLSWLAAGTGAGDAPVGGGAGHTTP; encoded by the coding sequence ATGGCGACAGTGATCCTCGTGCGGCACGGACGCACCACAGCGAACGCGACCGGGATCCTGGCGGGGCGCACCCCCGGCGTCGACCTCGACGACACCGGACGCGACCAGGCGGACCGCGCCGGCGACCGGCTCGCCGCGGTGCCGCTCGCCGCCGTCGTCTCCAGCCCGCTGCAGCGCTGCTGGGAGACCGCGCAGCGCATCCTCGAGCGGCAGCAGGGCACGCCGCCCCAGCCCGTCGACCCCGACCTCACCGAATGCGACTACGGCGACTGGCAGGGCCGCCCGCTCAGCGCGCTCGCCACCGAGGACCTCTGGAAGACCGTCCAGGCGCACCCGTCGGCCGTCGTCTTCCCCGGCGGCGAGTCCATGGCCGGGATGCAGGCGCGCGCGGTCGCGGCGATCCGCCGGCACGACGCCGCCATCGAGGCCGAGCACGGGCCGGGCGCCGTGTGGGTCGCGGTGAGCCACGGCGACGTGATCAAGTCGATCCTCGCCGACGCGTACGGCATGCACCTCGACCTGTTCCAGCGCATCGACGTGGGCCCCGCGTCCCTCTCCATCGTCCGCTACGGCGCGGGCCGACCGACCGTGCACGCGACCAACACCGACGCGGGCGACCTCTCGTGGCTCGCGGCGGGCACCGGAGCGGGCGATGCGCCGGTCGGCGGCGGCGCCGGGCACACGACGCCGTGA
- a CDS encoding DUF6264 family protein: MSDDDGTRRPGRPAPRYGEYASPSSADAGGSSELSEADARIVAEAAEYRRAQAARDAPASAGRGGKKGGKASAPQTLAEQMAEERKAARERQQAERRDAEKAAADARRVAEKSAAAERRGARRSPGSAPASDPTSAAGSGATPGTRPERPDYLAGQEPRRAPRRFDAAITVGLLAAGLVNVVGSIGANADPSRAINQSYALFGGGTYEVTPQTSVIGIAVNVVNIVVFVLAAWIALELVKRKRLAFWVPIAGAVVATVITSVLVLTLILADPAFQQIMANRGP; encoded by the coding sequence GTGAGCGACGACGACGGCACGCGCCGTCCCGGTCGGCCCGCGCCGCGCTACGGCGAGTACGCGTCGCCGTCGTCGGCCGACGCCGGCGGGTCGTCGGAGCTGTCCGAGGCGGATGCACGGATCGTCGCCGAGGCCGCCGAGTACCGCCGCGCGCAGGCCGCGCGCGACGCCCCGGCGTCCGCCGGCCGCGGCGGGAAGAAGGGCGGCAAGGCGTCCGCGCCGCAGACCCTCGCCGAGCAGATGGCCGAGGAGCGCAAGGCGGCGCGTGAGCGCCAGCAGGCGGAACGCCGCGATGCCGAGAAGGCCGCGGCGGACGCCCGTCGCGTCGCGGAAAAGAGCGCGGCCGCCGAGCGCCGAGGCGCGCGCCGCTCGCCTGGCTCCGCGCCGGCGTCGGATCCCACATCCGCCGCCGGGAGCGGCGCCACCCCGGGCACCCGCCCGGAGCGCCCCGACTACCTCGCAGGACAGGAGCCGCGCCGCGCGCCCCGGCGCTTCGACGCGGCCATCACGGTGGGCCTGCTCGCCGCGGGCCTCGTGAACGTCGTCGGCAGCATCGGCGCGAACGCGGATCCGTCGCGGGCCATCAACCAGTCGTACGCGCTGTTCGGAGGCGGCACCTACGAGGTCACGCCGCAGACCTCCGTCATCGGCATCGCGGTGAACGTCGTCAACATCGTCGTGTTCGTGCTCGCCGCGTGGATCGCGCTGGAGCTCGTGAAGCGCAAGCGCCTGGCGTTCTGGGTGCCGATCGCGGGCGCGGTCGTCGCGACCGTGATCACCAGCGTGCTCGTGCTGACGCTGATCCTCGCGGATCCGGCGTTCCAGCAGATCATGGCAAACCGCGGGCCATGA